The DNA window AGAAACATGATCGGAAATTTGAAGATCGAAGATGCAGTTAGTTTGGAGAAAATAACAGCAGGAAACTGGTGGAAATTTCTGAAACCATTAACGGAAATTTTATCCGATTTTCCCAAAGTAAAGTTAGACTTAAATAAAATTTCTGATTTTAAAAACGGCAAGTTTATAACTTATAAAAAAGATGATGAAAATGATGTTATGGTAATCGATGAAAATCAAAATTGTTTGGGATTTGCGGACATGATCGAAGGAAAACTAAAACCGAAGATCGTCATGATTTGAGAGTTTATACTCGACTCGAAAGACGAAGTTGTCGAGTCGAAACAGAATGAAGATTTAGATGAATCGTTTATTTCGAGTCGTTGTTCCTTACGACTCGAATAGAATCTTATCTTTTTGCTTCTTTGTGCCTTTGTGTCTTGGTGGTAAAAAATGAAATACTTCAAAAACCAGAAATGCGATTTTAAATATCCTGTGATCACGATGGGAACTTTCGATGGTGTTCATCTCGGACACCAAAAATTGTTGAAAATCCTCTCCCGAAAGGCGAAAGAAAAAAATGGTGAAGCTGTAGTTATAACCTACTTTCATCATCCTTTAGAAACAATTCATAGAAAGACTTTTCCTTATCTGCTTACGGAAAAAGACAGGAAAGAAAAACTGCTGAAAAAATTTGGAGCAGATTGCGTTATTTATCTTAATTTCGATGATAAAATGGCGGAAATGCTTCCTGAACAATTTCTGTTGGATATTCTTATCAATGAAATTCATGCCAGAGAAATGGTGATCGGTTATGATACTCATTTTGGAAAAGAGCGGAAAGGTAATTTCCAGTTCCTGAAAAAAAATGAAGAAAAATTCGGTTTTCAGGTAGATTTGATCGAACCTCTTAAAATTCATAATCGTATTGTCAGCAGCAGTTTGATTCGGGATTTGATCAGGGAAGGAAATATGCAGGAAGTATCCAAATTTCTGGGCAGAAATTATTCTTTAAGCGGATTGGTGATCAAAGGTCATCGCATTGGCAGAGATATTGGATTTCCAACTATCAACATCCAACCGTTCGATCCGCACAAATTAATTCCTGCAATCGGTGTTTATATCAGTGAAATTTTCGTTAATTCCAATAAATATATCGGAGTAACGAATATTGGTTACAGCCCGACTCTGAAAAAAATATCCATTAAAGAAGTGGAAACCAATATCATCGATTTTCAAGGTGATCTTTATGATAAAAAAGTAGAAATTGTTTTTCATAAAAGATTGAGGGAAGAGTTGTTGTTTACATCGAAAACCGAACTTGTGGATGCGATTCAAAATGATGTTGAGAAAGCG is part of the Candidatus Cloacimonadota bacterium genome and encodes:
- a CDS encoding bifunctional riboflavin kinase/FAD synthetase — its product is MKYFKNQKCDFKYPVITMGTFDGVHLGHQKLLKILSRKAKEKNGEAVVITYFHHPLETIHRKTFPYLLTEKDRKEKLLKKFGADCVIYLNFDDKMAEMLPEQFLLDILINEIHAREMVIGYDTHFGKERKGNFQFLKKNEEKFGFQVDLIEPLKIHNRIVSSSLIRDLIREGNMQEVSKFLGRNYSLSGLVIKGHRIGRDIGFPTINIQPFDPHKLIPAIGVYISEIFVNSNKYIGVTNIGYSPTLKKISIKEVETNIIDFQGDLYDKKVEIVFHKRLREELLFTSKTELVDAIQNDVEKARRYFGMLLKHPV